TGTCCTGGCCGTTCACCACGTACAGGTTGATCACCCGCAGATCGCCGAAGGTACCGGCGATGACGCGCTTCTGCTCGTCCTCGAAACCCGGAATGCCGATCTGCACGTCCTGCGCCGGCTCACGCGACAGCAGCGCCACGCCGTTGTAGGTCTTCTGGCCGGCGAACACGCTGCGGTAACCGGCTTCGGCCAGTGCCGAATCGGGGAACTTGTGGTCCTCCAGCTTGGTTTCCTGGATACCGACGATGTCCGGACCGAAGTCCTTCAGCCACTGCTGCAGGTGCGGCAGGCGGACATTGAGCGAATTGACGTTCCACGAGGCGATTTTCATGGGGGCATTCTACCCGCCCCTGCTTTGGTAGACGCCAACCTTGGTTGGCGCGTGAATCTCCGTGTGCCAACCAAGGTTGGCACCTACCAGAGCAGATCCCGTCAGTAGAGCCACGCCATACGTGGCTTCACCGAACCAGCAGCTTCAACAACCCCGCGATTTTCGAGTACGGCGGCCGCAGGCGATCACTGGCCGCCCAGCGCGACTGCCACAGCACCGGCAGCCGCTTGCTCATGGCATCGAACCCGGCCCGGCCGTGGTACGCGCCCATGCCACTGGCCCCTACCCCACCGAACGGCAGGCCGTCGGCGGCGAAGTGCAGCAGCGTGTCGTTCACCGTCACCCCGCCCGCCACCACCTGGCCGAGGATGCGTTCCACCGTGGCCGTGTCATGGCTGAAGGGATACAGCGCCAGCGGCCGCTCGCGCGACAGCACATCGGCCAGCGCCGCCTCCAGATCCGGGTAGGCCCGCACCGGCAGGATCGGCCCGAAGATTTCCTCGCGCATCAGGTCCAGGTCGTCTGGCGGGTCCAGCACCACGGTCGGCACCAGCAGCCGCTCGCGGTCGGCGCGCGCCGCGTCCACCTGCGCCAGCGGGATCACCGGCACGCCACGTTCGCGCGCCTGCGCCAGATAGCCCTGCAGGCGCTGGTACTGGCCCTCGTTGATGATGCGCGTGTAATCGCCGGCATCGCTGAAGTCGCCATAGCGCTCGCGCACCTGCTGCTGCAGCGCCTGCACGAATTCGCGCTGGCGCGCCGTGTCGATCAGCACGTAGTCCGGCGCGATGCAGGTCTGGCCTGCGTTGAACCACTTGCCGGTGGCCAGTCGCGCGGCAGCCTTTTCCAGCGGGAAATCGCGGCAGACAATCGCCGGCGATTTGCCGCCCAGCTCCAGGGTCAACGGCACCAGATGCTCGGCTGCGGCGGCCATCACCTTGCGGCCCACGGCGGTCGAGCCGGTAAACAGCAGATGGTCCAGCGGCAGCGAGGACACCGCCGCGGCCACGTCCGCCCCGCCCTGCACCACCGCCACCCGATCAGGCGGGAACACGCCGGCCAGCAGATCGGCCAGGAAGGCACTGGTGCGCGGGGTGTGCTCGGAAGGTTTCAGCAGCACGTGGTTGCCCGCGGCGATGGCCGTGACCAGCGGCACCAGCGCCAGCGTGACCGGGTAGTTCCAGGGCGAGATCACGCCGACCACGCCCAGCGGCGTCGGCCGCAGCTGCGCGCGCGCCGGCCACAGCTTCCAGCCCGCCGATGCCCGCTGCGGCTTCGACCAGGGCCGCAGATGGCGGCGCAGGTGGTCGATGGCCGACAGCACGCTCATGCCATCGGCCAGCTTTGATTCAACGTCGGCGCGGTGGCCGAAGTCGGCGGCGATGGCCTGCGCCATTTCATCCAGGCGCGGCTTCAGCGCCTCGCGCAGGCGTCGCAGGTCGTCCCCGCGCTGGTCCAGCGAAGGGCGCTGGGCCTGCCAGGCGCTGCGCAGGGTGTGCAGGAGGGCGGGAAGGTCGGCCGGAGCGGTGGTGGTCATGGGCCGACTATACGGGCTGCCGCGCCTTTCACTGGGGTCAGATCCCTTTCGCAAGCGAAAGGGATCTGACCCCGGGCGTGCTGGACCGCGCGACGGTAGAGTCGACCGTTGGTCGACTATCGCGCGCAGCGCGGGGTTTCCAGCCCCCGTTCCCACAAACAGAAAGGCCGCGGTCTGCACCGCGGCCTTTCCATCACTACATTGAACCCACCGGTTATTTGGTGATGTCCACGTTCTTCGTTTCACGCAGGAACAGGCCACCGATCACCACCGACATCAGCGCGATGATGATGGGGTACCACAGGCCGTAGTAGAGGTTGCCCGTGCCTGCCACCAGCGCGAAAGAGATCGCCGGCAGGAAGCCACCGAACCAGCCGTTGCCGATGTGGTACGGCAGCGACATCGAGGTATAGCGGATGCGGGTCGGGAACAGTTCCACCAGGTAGGCGGCGATCGGGCCGTAGACCATGGTCACGTACAGCACCAGCAGCCACAGCATGAAGATCGTGCCGGCGTAGTTGATGCGCGCGCCATCGGCCTTGGCCGGGTAGCCGGCGGTGGTCAGGGCGGTCTTCAGCTCTGCACCGAAGGCATCCGCCTTGGCCTTGCCTTCTTCCTTGGTCAGGCCGGCGGCCTCGTACGAGGTGACACTGGCGCTGCCCACATTGATCATCGCAAGCGAGCCGGCAGCGGCCGGCTGCACGTCATACGGCACACCTGCCTTGGTCAGCGCGGCCGTGGCCACGTCGCAGGAGCTGGTGAACTTGCGCATGCCCACCGGATCGAACTGGAACGAGCAGGTCGCCGGATCGGCCACGACCAGCGCCGGCGAGTTGCTGCGTGCTTCTTCCACCGCCGGGTTGGCGAAGTGGGTCAGCCCCTTGAAGATCGGGATGTAGGTGATGGCAGCCAGCAGGCAGCCGGCGAGGATGATCTTCTTGCGGCCGATACGGTCGGACAGCCAGCCGAAGAAGATGAAGAACGGCACGCCCAGCGCCAGCGCAGCGGCGATCAGCAGGTAGGAGGTGGTGGCATCGACCTTCAGCATGCTGCTCAGGAAGAACAGCGCGTAGAACTGGCCGCCGTACCAGACCACGGCCTGGCCAGCCGCAGCACCCAGCAGGACCAGCAGCATCAGCTTCAGGTTGCCGCCCTTCAGGCTGTCACGGAACGGGGTCTTGGAACCCTTGCCCTCGGCCTTCATCTGCTGGAACAGCGGCGACTCGCTCAGCTGCAGGCGGATCCACACCGAAATGCCCAGCAGCAGGATGGAGACCAGGAACGGAATGCGCCAGCCCCAGGCTTCAAAGGCTTCGTTGCCCAGGAAGTAGCGGCACGCCAGGATGATCAGCAGCGACATGAACAGGCCGAGCGTGGCGGTGCACTGGATGAAGCTGGTGTACAGGCCGCGCTTGTCATCCGGCGCGTGCTCGGCCACGTAGGTGGCGGCACCGCCGTACTCACCGCCCATCGCCAGGCCCTGGGCCAGGCGCAGCACGATAAGGATCACCGGCGCGGCGAAACCGATCGTGGCGTAGTTGGGCAGCACGCCGACCAGGAAGGTCGAGATGCCCATGATGAGGATGGTGACCAGGAAGGTGTACTTGCGGCCGATGCGGTCGCCGAGGCTGCCAAAGAAGGCCGCGCCGAACGGACGCACGAAGAAGCCGGCGGCGAACGCCAGCAGGGCGAAGATCATGCTGGTGGTTTCATTGAAACCACTGAAGAACTGCTTGGCGATGATGGCGGCAAGCGAGCCGTACAGGAAGAAGTCATACCACTCGAACACCGTGCCGAGGCTCGATGCGAAGATGACCTTTTTGTGGCCTTGGGTAAGTTGGGCTTTCGCCGGTGCAGGTGTGCTGGACATGAGACGTTTTCCCTCTGTAGATGCCGACCGTTGGTCGGCATGCAATCCCGGTAGGTGCCGACCGTGGGTCGGCACTCATTTAGAAGCTGTACTTCGTGGTGAACTGCACGCGGTTGATGTCGCCCTTGCGGCCGTCCTCGATCTCACGCACGCCGTACATGTACTCCGCACCGATATCGACCTTGGGCATCGGCGTGTAGAAGATGTTGCCGCGGATGCTCTGCACGCTCTTGGTGACCAGCGGCCCCAGGCTGCCATCGTTGTCGTAATCGCTGCGCGCGTAGATCAGGTTGGTACGCAGCTTCGGGGTGAACGCGTGCCGCCAGCCCACGTAGCCGGCAAGCACGCCGGTCGGGTTCAGTT
Above is a genomic segment from Stenotrophomonas sp. ESTM1D_MKCIP4_1 containing:
- a CDS encoding MFS transporter produces the protein MSSTPAPAKAQLTQGHKKVIFASSLGTVFEWYDFFLYGSLAAIIAKQFFSGFNETTSMIFALLAFAAGFFVRPFGAAFFGSLGDRIGRKYTFLVTILIMGISTFLVGVLPNYATIGFAAPVILIVLRLAQGLAMGGEYGGAATYVAEHAPDDKRGLYTSFIQCTATLGLFMSLLIILACRYFLGNEAFEAWGWRIPFLVSILLLGISVWIRLQLSESPLFQQMKAEGKGSKTPFRDSLKGGNLKLMLLVLLGAAAGQAVVWYGGQFYALFFLSSMLKVDATTSYLLIAAALALGVPFFIFFGWLSDRIGRKKIILAGCLLAAITYIPIFKGLTHFANPAVEEARSNSPALVVADPATCSFQFDPVGMRKFTSSCDVATAALTKAGVPYDVQPAAAGSLAMINVGSASVTSYEAAGLTKEEGKAKADAFGAELKTALTTAGYPAKADGARINYAGTIFMLWLLVLYVTMVYGPIAAYLVELFPTRIRYTSMSLPYHIGNGWFGGFLPAISFALVAGTGNLYYGLWYPIIIALMSVVIGGLFLRETKNVDITK
- a CDS encoding coniferyl aldehyde dehydrogenase — translated: MTTTAPADLPALLHTLRSAWQAQRPSLDQRGDDLRRLREALKPRLDEMAQAIAADFGHRADVESKLADGMSVLSAIDHLRRHLRPWSKPQRASAGWKLWPARAQLRPTPLGVVGVISPWNYPVTLALVPLVTAIAAGNHVLLKPSEHTPRTSAFLADLLAGVFPPDRVAVVQGGADVAAAVSSLPLDHLLFTGSTAVGRKVMAAAAEHLVPLTLELGGKSPAIVCRDFPLEKAAARLATGKWFNAGQTCIAPDYVLIDTARQREFVQALQQQVRERYGDFSDAGDYTRIINEGQYQRLQGYLAQARERGVPVIPLAQVDAARADRERLLVPTVVLDPPDDLDLMREEIFGPILPVRAYPDLEAALADVLSRERPLALYPFSHDTATVERILGQVVAGGVTVNDTLLHFAADGLPFGGVGASGMGAYHGRAGFDAMSKRLPVLWQSRWAASDRLRPPYSKIAGLLKLLVR